A window from Vulpes vulpes isolate BD-2025 chromosome 9, VulVul3, whole genome shotgun sequence encodes these proteins:
- the CYB561D2 gene encoding transmembrane reductase CYB561D2 — protein MALSVETESHIYRALRTASGAAAHLVALGFTIFVAVLARPGSSLFSWHPTLMSLAFSFLMTEALLVFSPESSLLRSLSRKGRARCHWVLQLLALLCALLGLGLVILHKEQLGKAHLATWHGRAGLIAVLWAGLQCSGGVGLLYPKLLPRWPLAKLKLYHATSGLVGYLLGTASLLLGMCSLWFTATVTGGVWYLAVLCPVITSLVIMNQVSNAYLYRKRIQP, from the exons ATGGCTCTTTCTGTGGAGACGGAGTCGCACATCTACAGAGCTCTGCGCACTGCCTCTGGGGCTGCTGCCCACCTTGTGGCCCTGGGTTTTACCATCTTTGTGGCTGTGCTTGCCAGGCCTGGCTCCA GTCTGTTCTCCTGGCACCCCACACTTATGTCTTTGGCT TTCTCTTTCCTGATGACTGAAGCACTGCTGGTGTTCTCTCCTGAGAGTTCGCTGCTGCGCTCCCTCTCACGGAAGGGCCGAGCACGCTGCCACTGGGTTCTGCAGCTGCTGGCCCTGCTGTGTGCACTGCTGGGCCTAGGTCTTGTCATCCTCCACAAGGAACAGCTTGGCAAAGCCCACCTGGCCACGTGGCATGGGCGGGCAGGGCTGATAGCTGTGCTATGGGCGGGGTTGCAATGCTCAGGTGGGGTGGGGCTGCTCTACCCTAAACTGCTACCCCGATGGCCCCTGGCTAAGCTCAAGCTATACCATGCCACTTCTGGGCTAGTAGGCTACCTTTTGGGCACTGCCAGCCTTTTGTTGGGCATGTGTTCACTGTGGTTCACCGCCACGGTCACTGGTGGGGTCTGGTATCTGGCTGTGCTCTGCCCTGTCATTACCAGCTTGGTCATCATGAATCAGGTGAGCAATGCCTACCTGTATCGCAAAAGGATCCAGCCGTGA